A portion of the Corynebacterium heidelbergense genome contains these proteins:
- a CDS encoding LLM class flavin-dependent oxidoreductase produces the protein MTTALSTTSSPSTAGASASDQRDLVLHWYLPTYGDSRGVMSGGHGSGLSHGERPATLDYMAQLCQAAEANGFESVLIPTGQWCQEGWVVASAMAARTSRVKFLVAVRPGLVAAPLLAQQVQTLQDLSGGRVAVNVVIGGEDLEQRTFGDFTTKQQRYERADEVLAAAQHLWSSDEPLTVSGDYVQVEGAQLAQRPAVQPPIFFGGSSPIGIEVAGRRADVYLTWGETPDKVAAKLDRVRHAAAEAGREDIDFGIRLHVIARPTEEEAWGEAQRLLDGIDPAKVARVQARLATSQSEGQRLQSELHGRGAGFHTGTPARDLEVAPNLWAGIGLVRGGAGTSLIGSYEQVAQRLAEYRAIGIRHVILSGYPHLEETWHVGEGLVPQLQRAGIDVRHHTTR, from the coding sequence ATGACCACTGCACTCTCCACGACCTCCTCCCCGTCCACTGCGGGGGCTTCAGCTTCGGACCAGCGGGACCTCGTCTTGCACTGGTACCTCCCGACGTATGGAGATTCCCGCGGTGTGATGAGCGGCGGGCACGGATCTGGCCTATCCCACGGCGAGCGTCCGGCGACGCTCGACTACATGGCCCAGTTGTGCCAGGCTGCGGAGGCCAACGGGTTCGAGTCCGTTCTCATCCCCACGGGGCAGTGGTGCCAGGAGGGGTGGGTCGTCGCGTCGGCGATGGCGGCGCGGACCAGCAGAGTGAAGTTCCTCGTCGCCGTGCGCCCCGGGCTCGTCGCCGCACCCCTGCTGGCCCAGCAGGTACAGACCCTCCAGGACCTGTCCGGCGGGCGGGTCGCGGTGAACGTCGTGATCGGCGGGGAGGACTTGGAGCAGCGCACCTTTGGGGACTTCACCACGAAGCAACAGCGGTACGAGCGGGCCGACGAGGTTCTCGCCGCGGCACAGCACCTGTGGAGCAGCGATGAGCCGCTAACGGTCTCCGGCGACTATGTGCAGGTGGAAGGGGCCCAGTTGGCCCAGCGCCCCGCAGTACAGCCCCCGATCTTCTTCGGCGGTTCCTCCCCGATAGGCATCGAGGTCGCCGGACGCCGGGCCGATGTGTACCTGACCTGGGGGGAAACCCCGGATAAGGTGGCGGCGAAGCTGGACCGCGTGCGCCACGCGGCGGCGGAGGCTGGGCGGGAAGACATTGACTTCGGCATTCGTCTGCACGTCATTGCTCGGCCCACGGAGGAGGAAGCGTGGGGGGAGGCCCAGCGCCTGCTGGATGGCATTGACCCGGCAAAGGTGGCCAGGGTCCAGGCCCGCTTGGCCACATCGCAATCTGAAGGCCAGCGCCTGCAATCGGAACTCCACGGACGGGGGGCCGGCTTCCACACCGGAACCCCGGCCCGGGACTTGGAGGTCGCCCCCAACCTCTGGGCGGGTATCGGCCTGGTCCGCGGAGGAGCAGGCACATCCCTCATCGGTAGCTACGAGCAGGTCGCTCAGCGCCTGGCCGAGTACCGGGCCATCGGCATCCGCCACGTCATCCTCTCCGGTTATCCCCACCTGGAGGAGACCTGGCACGTCGGGGAGGGCCTGGTGCCCCAGTTGCAGCGGGCCGGCATCGACGTTCGCCACCACACCACGCGCTGA